In Notamacropus eugenii isolate mMacEug1 chromosome 1, mMacEug1.pri_v2, whole genome shotgun sequence, one genomic interval encodes:
- the TIAL1 gene encoding nucleolysin TIAR isoform X2, giving the protein MITEHTSNDPYCFVEFYEHRDAAAALAAMNGRKILGKEVKVNWATTPSSQKKDTSNHFHVFVGDLSPEITTEDIKSAFAPFGKISDARVVKDMATGKSKGYGFVSFYNKLDAENAIVHMGGQWLGGRQIRTNWATRKPPAPKSTQENNTKQLRFEDVVNQSSPKNCTVYCGGIASGLTDQLMRQTFSPFGQIMEIRVFPEKGYSFVRFSTHESAAHAIVSVNGTTIEGHVVKCYWGKESPDMTKNFQQVDYSQWGQWSQVYGNPQQYGQYMANGWQVPSYGMYGQAWNQQGFGVDQSPSAAWMGGFGAQPAQGQAAPVIPNQAGYGMASFQTQ; this is encoded by the exons CATACAAGCAATGACCCATATTGCTTTGTGGAATTTTATGAACACAGAGATGCAGCTGCTGCATTAGCGGctatgaatgggagaaaaatttTGGGAAAG GAGGTCAAAGTAAACTGGGCAACAACACCAAGTAGCCAGAAAAAAGATACCTCTA ATCACTTCCACGTATTTGTTGGAGATTTGAGTCCAGAAATAACAACAGAAGATATCAAATCAGCATTTGCTCCTTTTGGTAAAATATC GGATGCTCGGGTAGTTAAAGATATGGCAACTGGAAAATCAAAAGGCTATGGTTTTGTATCGTTTTATAACAAACTG GATGCAGAAAATGCAATTGTACATATGGGAGGTCAGTGGCTGGGAGGTCGTCAAATACGGACCAATTGGGCAACACGTAAACCACCAGCTCCTAAAAGTACACAAGAAA ATAACACAAAACAGTTGAGATTTGAAGATGTGGTAAATCAGTCAAGTCCAAAAAATTGTACTGTGTACTGTGGAGGAATTGCTTCTGGGTTAACAG ATCAGCTCATGAGACAGACATTTTCACCGTTTGGACAGATTATGGAAATAAGAGTTTTTCCTGAAAAAGGTTATTCATTTGTCAG ATTTTCAACACATGAAAGTGCAGCCCATGCTATTGTTTCAGTAAATGGTACGACAATTGAAGGACATGTAGTTAAGTGTTATTGGGGTAAAGAATCTCCTGATATGACTAAAAACTTCCAACAG gttGACTATAGTCAATGGGGTCAGTGGAGCCAGGTGTATGGAAATCCACAACAGTATGGACAGTATATGGCGAATGGATGGCAAGTGCCATCTTATGGAATGTATGGGCAAGCATGGAATCAGCAAGGATTTGGAGTTGA CCAATCTCCATCTGCAGCCTGGATGGGTGGATTTGGTGCTCAGCCTGCCCAAGGACAAGCTGCTCCTGTAATACCTAACCAAGCTGGATATGGCATGGCGAGTTTCCAAACACAGTGA
- the TIAL1 gene encoding nucleolysin TIAR isoform X6: MITEQPDSRRVNSSVGFSVLQHTSNDPYCFVEFYEHRDAAAALAAMNGRKILGKEVKVNWATTPSSQKKDTSNHFHVFVGDLSPEITTEDIKSAFAPFGKISDARVVKDMATGKSKGYGFVSFYNKLDAENAIVHMGGQWLGGRQIRTNWATRKPPAPKSTQENNTKQLRFEDVVNQSSPKNCTVYCGGIASGLTDQLMRQTFSPFGQIMEIRVFPEKGYSFVRFSTHESAAHAIVSVNGTTIEGHVVKCYWGKESPDMTKNFQQVDYSQWGQWSQVYGNPQQYGQYMANGWQVPSYGMYGQAWNQQGFGVDQSPSAAWMGGFGAQPAQGQAAPVIPNQAGYGMASFQTQ, encoded by the exons CAACCCGACAGCAGAAGGGTCAACTCTTCTGTTGGATTTTCTGTTTTGCAGCATACAAGCAATGACCCATATTGCTTTGTGGAATTTTATGAACACAGAGATGCAGCTGCTGCATTAGCGGctatgaatgggagaaaaatttTGGGAAAG GAGGTCAAAGTAAACTGGGCAACAACACCAAGTAGCCAGAAAAAAGATACCTCTA ATCACTTCCACGTATTTGTTGGAGATTTGAGTCCAGAAATAACAACAGAAGATATCAAATCAGCATTTGCTCCTTTTGGTAAAATATC GGATGCTCGGGTAGTTAAAGATATGGCAACTGGAAAATCAAAAGGCTATGGTTTTGTATCGTTTTATAACAAACTG GATGCAGAAAATGCAATTGTACATATGGGAGGTCAGTGGCTGGGAGGTCGTCAAATACGGACCAATTGGGCAACACGTAAACCACCAGCTCCTAAAAGTACACAAGAAA ATAACACAAAACAGTTGAGATTTGAAGATGTGGTAAATCAGTCAAGTCCAAAAAATTGTACTGTGTACTGTGGAGGAATTGCTTCTGGGTTAACAG ATCAGCTCATGAGACAGACATTTTCACCGTTTGGACAGATTATGGAAATAAGAGTTTTTCCTGAAAAAGGTTATTCATTTGTCAG ATTTTCAACACATGAAAGTGCAGCCCATGCTATTGTTTCAGTAAATGGTACGACAATTGAAGGACATGTAGTTAAGTGTTATTGGGGTAAAGAATCTCCTGATATGACTAAAAACTTCCAACAG gttGACTATAGTCAATGGGGTCAGTGGAGCCAGGTGTATGGAAATCCACAACAGTATGGACAGTATATGGCGAATGGATGGCAAGTGCCATCTTATGGAATGTATGGGCAAGCATGGAATCAGCAAGGATTTGGAGTTGA CCAATCTCCATCTGCAGCCTGGATGGGTGGATTTGGTGCTCAGCCTGCCCAAGGACAAGCTGCTCCTGTAATACCTAACCAAGCTGGATATGGCATGGCGAGTTTCCAAACACAGTGA
- the TIAL1 gene encoding nucleolysin TIAR isoform X9, with amino-acid sequence MDARVVKDMATGKSKGYGFVSFYNKLDAENAIVHMGGQWLGGRQIRTNWATRKPPAPKSTQENNTKQLRFEDVVNQSSPKNCTVYCGGIASGLTDQLMRQTFSPFGQIMEIRVFPEKGYSFVRFSTHESAAHAIVSVNGTTIEGHVVKCYWGKESPDMTKNFQQVDYSQWGQWSQVYGNPQQYGQYMANGWQVPSYGMYGQAWNQQGFGVDQSPSAAWMGGFGAQPAQGQAAPVIPNQAGYGMASFQTQ; translated from the exons AT GGATGCTCGGGTAGTTAAAGATATGGCAACTGGAAAATCAAAAGGCTATGGTTTTGTATCGTTTTATAACAAACTG GATGCAGAAAATGCAATTGTACATATGGGAGGTCAGTGGCTGGGAGGTCGTCAAATACGGACCAATTGGGCAACACGTAAACCACCAGCTCCTAAAAGTACACAAGAAA ATAACACAAAACAGTTGAGATTTGAAGATGTGGTAAATCAGTCAAGTCCAAAAAATTGTACTGTGTACTGTGGAGGAATTGCTTCTGGGTTAACAG ATCAGCTCATGAGACAGACATTTTCACCGTTTGGACAGATTATGGAAATAAGAGTTTTTCCTGAAAAAGGTTATTCATTTGTCAG ATTTTCAACACATGAAAGTGCAGCCCATGCTATTGTTTCAGTAAATGGTACGACAATTGAAGGACATGTAGTTAAGTGTTATTGGGGTAAAGAATCTCCTGATATGACTAAAAACTTCCAACAG gttGACTATAGTCAATGGGGTCAGTGGAGCCAGGTGTATGGAAATCCACAACAGTATGGACAGTATATGGCGAATGGATGGCAAGTGCCATCTTATGGAATGTATGGGCAAGCATGGAATCAGCAAGGATTTGGAGTTGA CCAATCTCCATCTGCAGCCTGGATGGGTGGATTTGGTGCTCAGCCTGCCCAAGGACAAGCTGCTCCTGTAATACCTAACCAAGCTGGATATGGCATGGCGAGTTTCCAAACACAGTGA